The Cyclobacteriaceae bacterium genome includes a region encoding these proteins:
- a CDS encoding rod shape-determining protein, giving the protein MNLFKTKSFAIDLGNDNTLLTDKENILLSQASYIVFDRENNSVKAVGNDAYTIFEKSHYNLKTVKPLVRGVIADYESASRMIREMVSKIYARSTRLRGFDTIISGVPYSTTEVERRALRDTLDQFNARKSFLLFEPLAAAMGMGLNIREPDGKMIVDIGGGITEIVVISLSGIAVFQSSRVAGDIFNEEIQDFFRRHHGMSIGLRTAEQIKIQVGAVMNDIVNPPAPMMVRGKDILEGIPVNRQTDHKEIAEVLNKSITSIEESIVQTLETCPPELAGDIYSNGIYVTGGGALLRGLKERLETTIGLKTHIDQHPLLSVTKGISKTLSDPSKFKSILV; this is encoded by the coding sequence GCAGGCATCCTACATAGTATTTGATAGGGAAAATAATTCAGTGAAGGCAGTAGGGAACGACGCTTATACGATTTTTGAAAAAAGTCACTATAATTTAAAGACAGTTAAACCACTTGTGCGTGGAGTGATCGCTGACTATGAATCTGCTTCCAGGATGATTCGTGAGATGGTATCGAAGATCTATGCACGATCTACCCGTCTGAGAGGTTTCGATACGATCATTTCCGGAGTTCCATATTCAACTACGGAAGTAGAGCGCAGGGCTTTGCGTGATACACTCGACCAATTCAATGCAAGAAAATCCTTTCTTCTATTCGAGCCACTTGCCGCGGCAATGGGCATGGGACTTAACATTCGTGAGCCTGATGGTAAAATGATCGTAGACATCGGTGGCGGCATCACTGAGATCGTTGTTATATCCCTTTCGGGGATAGCAGTATTTCAATCCAGTCGCGTTGCCGGAGATATATTTAATGAAGAGATCCAGGATTTCTTTCGAAGACATCATGGAATGTCTATTGGTTTAAGAACTGCGGAGCAGATCAAAATTCAGGTGGGAGCCGTGATGAATGATATTGTCAATCCTCCAGCGCCCATGATGGTGAGGGGAAAGGATATCCTTGAGGGGATTCCTGTAAACAGGCAGACTGACCACAAGGAGATTGCAGAGGTGTTGAACAAATCAATTACATCAATAGAGGAGAGTATTGTTCAAACACTTGAAACATGTCCTCCGGAACTGGCCGGCGATATTTATTCCAATGGAATTTATGTTACAGGTGGTGGTGCATTGCTGAGAGGCTTGAAAGAACGCCTTGAAACAACCATTGGACTTAAAACCCATATTGATCAACATCCTTTGTTATCTGTCACGAAAGGAATATCAAAGACGCTGAGCGATCCTTCTAAGTTTAAATCAATACTTGTTTAA
- a CDS encoding ABC transporter permease, with translation MNKIWLIIQREFLSRVQKKSFLVATILIPLIFPAIIGILVYVAKQSAKGAKREVIHYVDESKIFIPDTAKYIFKKFDGPLKEAKTAFDNSKDFGLLYIPAFELSKPDGITLYTKLNPSLDDVGNVERLLANQIKELKMLKLNIDKKLLDSLKTTVSIKTVKLSEGGQEKSSNSGVLFGIGMTGGILMYMFIFIYGAQIMQGIIEEKSSKVVEVIVSSVKPFQLMMGKIIGLASVGLLQFLIWAILISTLTFGVLGYFGVDSPSQQAMQQMGDQVAAQQAAANSQVMNIMGEIMSLPWTYLIFNFIFYFLGGYLIYGALFAAVGSAVDSPAEAQQFMFPITIPLLISYMSLFMFIVKDPHGTVSVWLSIIPFTSPIAMMGRIGFEVPLWQLLLSMGSLIGGFLLTTWVAGRIYRVGILMHGTKVSFKVMAKWFMQRG, from the coding sequence ATGAATAAGATCTGGTTAATCATTCAGCGTGAGTTTTTAAGCCGCGTGCAGAAGAAATCATTTTTGGTAGCAACCATTCTGATCCCGTTGATCTTTCCGGCGATCATCGGTATCCTCGTGTATGTTGCAAAGCAATCTGCAAAGGGAGCTAAGAGGGAAGTCATTCATTACGTTGATGAGAGCAAAATATTTATCCCCGACACAGCGAAGTATATTTTTAAGAAGTTCGATGGCCCTTTGAAAGAGGCTAAAACAGCTTTTGATAATTCAAAGGATTTTGGTCTTCTGTACATTCCAGCATTTGAACTATCAAAACCGGACGGAATCACGTTGTACACAAAATTAAATCCAAGTCTTGATGATGTGGGCAATGTCGAAAGATTATTGGCCAATCAAATCAAAGAACTCAAGATGCTGAAGCTTAACATTGACAAGAAGCTTCTCGATAGCCTTAAAACTACCGTAAGCATCAAGACTGTAAAACTAAGTGAGGGCGGTCAGGAGAAATCCAGTAACTCAGGAGTTTTGTTTGGTATTGGAATGACGGGTGGAATTCTGATGTACATGTTCATCTTCATTTATGGCGCCCAGATCATGCAGGGGATCATTGAAGAAAAATCCAGCAAAGTCGTTGAGGTTATTGTGTCTTCCGTGAAACCGTTTCAATTAATGATGGGAAAAATCATTGGACTTGCATCAGTGGGTCTTCTGCAATTTCTCATATGGGCCATTCTGATTAGCACACTGACATTTGGTGTACTGGGTTATTTCGGAGTTGACTCTCCATCACAACAGGCAATGCAACAAATGGGAGATCAGGTCGCGGCACAACAGGCTGCTGCCAACTCACAGGTTATGAATATTATGGGAGAGATCATGAGTCTGCCATGGACCTATCTCATTTTCAACTTTATCTTCTATTTCTTAGGGGGATACCTGATCTATGGAGCTTTGTTTGCTGCTGTTGGTTCCGCAGTAGACAGTCCAGCAGAAGCTCAGCAATTTATGTTCCCGATCACAATACCCTTACTGATTTCATACATGAGCTTGTTTATGTTTATCGTGAAGGATCCTCATGGCACAGTGAGTGTATGGTTATCGATCATACCATTCACATCACCTATTGCAATGATGGGTAGAATCGGCTTTGAAGTACCATTATGGCAATTGTTGCTGTCGATGGGTTCTCTCATTGGCGGGTTCTTGTTGACCACCTGGGTTGCCGGAAGAATCTACCGTGTTGGAATCCTCATGCATGGAACCAAAGTAAGCTTCAAGGTGATGGCGAAGTGGTTTATGCAACGCGGATAA
- a CDS encoding ABC transporter ATP-binding protein, translating to MEALVVRGVTKQYANHTALDNVDLTVPEKSIFGLLGPNGAGKTTLIRIINQIINADSGTITLFGQPLSGDHVGVIGYLPEERGLYKKMKVGEQLIYFAQLKGLSRSEAIAKIKVWVEKFDIKDWLDKKVEDLSKGMAQKVQFISTVMHEPRLIILDEPFSGFDPVNAQLITNEILDLKRKGSTIIFSTHRMETVEDLCDDIALINKSKKILEGSKRQVKAKYKSNTFTVEHRGAFTFSGGPYDLISQKAVEDDILSSTIKMTGQGGPNDLIRLLTQLTEVSSFQEKIPNMSEIFISLVKGESHE from the coding sequence GTGGAAGCACTTGTAGTTCGTGGAGTTACCAAGCAGTATGCTAATCACACTGCATTAGACAATGTAGATCTGACGGTACCTGAAAAATCAATTTTTGGATTACTCGGACCCAATGGAGCTGGTAAGACCACTCTTATCCGGATCATTAATCAGATCATTAATGCCGATAGCGGAACCATCACTTTGTTTGGACAGCCACTCAGTGGTGACCACGTTGGAGTGATCGGATATCTGCCGGAAGAGCGCGGTCTTTATAAGAAAATGAAAGTAGGGGAGCAGTTGATCTATTTTGCTCAGTTGAAAGGACTTTCCCGCAGCGAGGCCATTGCTAAAATCAAAGTCTGGGTAGAAAAGTTTGATATCAAAGATTGGCTTGACAAGAAAGTAGAAGATCTTTCAAAAGGAATGGCCCAGAAGGTACAATTCATCAGCACCGTGATGCACGAGCCACGTCTGATCATTCTCGATGAGCCCTTTTCAGGATTTGATCCGGTGAACGCACAACTTATTACCAATGAAATTCTTGATCTGAAGAGGAAGGGATCCACCATCATTTTTTCCACTCACAGAATGGAAACGGTTGAAGATCTCTGTGATGATATCGCGCTCATCAATAAATCAAAGAAGATTCTGGAGGGGAGTAAGAGACAGGTAAAGGCCAAGTATAAGAGCAACACATTTACAGTAGAGCACCGAGGAGCGTTTACTTTCAGTGGAGGACCTTATGATCTGATCTCCCAGAAGGCTGTTGAAGATGATATTCTGTCATCAACAATTAAAATGACAGGACAGGGAGGACCAAACGATTTGATTCGTCTTCTTACTCAATTGACAGAGGTGAGTAGTTTTCAGGAGAAAATACCCAACATGAGTGAAATATTTATAAGCCTAGTGAAAGGAGAATCCCATGAATAA
- a CDS encoding aldo/keto reductase, giving the protein MNTRRFGRTNWNISEIGYGMWGLAGWTGNEEDEIERALEKSVELDCNFFDTAWGYGAGKSEQILGKLLRRHPNKKLYAATKIPPMNFKWPSKPEYRIEDCFPASHIIEYTEKSLKNLNVESIDLQQFHVWDDQWSVSDEWKEAVAKLKKEGKIKSIGISVNRWEPENVLNTLRTGLIDSVQVIYNIFDQAPEDHLFPLCKKLDIGVIARVPFDEGTLTGTMTKDTTFPTDDWRSTYFVKENLISSVEHADALRPHIPAGMTMPELALKFILLNDDVHTTIPGMRKVKNVEANMAASSGSKLEKSLALKLKSHRWDRTTTEWSQ; this is encoded by the coding sequence ATGAATACAAGAAGATTCGGCCGAACGAACTGGAACATCAGTGAGATAGGATATGGCATGTGGGGACTTGCCGGATGGACTGGAAATGAAGAGGATGAAATAGAAAGAGCTCTTGAAAAATCGGTAGAGTTGGATTGCAATTTCTTTGACACAGCCTGGGGATATGGAGCAGGAAAAAGTGAACAGATCCTTGGAAAATTGCTTCGCAGACATCCAAATAAAAAGCTATATGCTGCCACGAAAATTCCTCCGATGAATTTCAAATGGCCATCAAAGCCTGAATACCGGATAGAGGATTGCTTTCCCGCTTCACACATTATTGAATACACTGAGAAGAGTTTAAAGAATCTGAATGTTGAAAGCATCGATCTCCAGCAATTTCATGTATGGGATGATCAATGGTCTGTTTCAGATGAATGGAAAGAAGCTGTTGCCAAATTGAAAAAAGAAGGAAAGATCAAAAGTATTGGGATTAGCGTGAATCGATGGGAACCTGAAAACGTTCTCAATACATTAAGAACAGGATTAATAGATTCCGTTCAGGTGATCTATAATATTTTTGATCAGGCGCCAGAGGATCATCTCTTTCCTCTCTGCAAGAAATTAGACATCGGGGTGATTGCAAGAGTACCTTTTGATGAAGGTACGCTCACCGGAACGATGACGAAAGACACTACTTTCCCAACAGATGATTGGCGATCAACTTATTTCGTTAAAGAGAATCTCATTTCAAGTGTGGAGCATGCTGATGCACTAAGACCACACATCCCGGCAGGAATGACAATGCCTGAACTTGCTTTGAAATTTATTTTACTCAACGATGATGTCCATACCACCATACCCGGGATGAGAAAAGTAAAAAATGTTGAAGCAAACATGGCAGCGAGCTCAGGTAGTAAGCTTGAAAAATCCCTTGCCCTCAAGTTGAAAAGTCATCGGTGGGATCGTACCACAACCGAATGGTCGCAATAG
- a CDS encoding RluA family pseudouridine synthase has translation MSQPLSILYEDNHLLVINKASGVLVQGDETGDKPLVEIGKEYIKVKYGKPGEVFLGVVHRLDRPVSGVVVFARTSKALARMNELFRSRETEKIYWAITDQRPSKIEDTLVHWLRKDEKKNKTTAFKKETTDAQHSELSYRLISRKKELSLIEVRPITGRPHQIRVQLSSIGCPILGDLKYGSELTTGDGSIGLHARSLSFIHPVKKELMKIEAPVPNKEWWNEFGGK, from the coding sequence TTGAGCCAGCCTCTTAGCATTCTTTATGAAGACAACCATCTCCTTGTCATCAACAAGGCCTCAGGTGTGCTTGTACAGGGTGATGAAACCGGTGACAAGCCTCTGGTCGAAATTGGTAAGGAATACATCAAAGTAAAGTATGGGAAGCCGGGTGAAGTGTTTCTGGGTGTCGTGCATCGCCTGGATCGACCCGTAAGCGGAGTGGTTGTCTTTGCACGTACTTCAAAAGCACTTGCAAGGATGAATGAGCTTTTCCGGTCACGGGAAACTGAGAAAATATATTGGGCCATTACAGATCAACGACCTTCAAAAATTGAGGATACGCTTGTGCATTGGTTAAGAAAGGATGAGAAGAAAAATAAAACGACTGCCTTTAAGAAAGAGACAACAGATGCTCAGCATTCTGAACTGAGTTATCGGTTGATTTCCAGGAAGAAGGAACTCAGTCTGATTGAAGTTCGGCCCATTACAGGAAGGCCGCATCAGATCAGAGTTCAGCTTTCAAGTATAGGTTGTCCGATCCTGGGTGACTTAAAATACGGTTCTGAACTCACAACCGGTGATGGTAGCATCGGACTTCATGCCAGAAGCCTTAGCTTTATTCATCCTGTAAAAAAAGAATTGATGAAGATTGAAGCTCCTGTTCCAAACAAGGAATGGTGGAATGAGTTTGGTGGGAAATAA
- a CDS encoding peptide chain release factor 3, which produces MNISQEIAKRRTFGIISHPDAGKTTLTEKLLLFGGAIQKAGAVKSSKIKDHARSDWMEIEKQRGISVATSVMGFNYQDIKINLLDTPGHQDFAEDTYRTLTAVDSVILVIDCVKGVESQTEKLMEVCRMRNTPVICFINKLDREGQDVFDLLDEIEEKLSIKVRPLSWPISMGKTFKGVYNLYDKTLNLFTPSKTVVQEGIQIDDINSEEIDKLVGENNARQLRQDVELVEGVYPDFDIQKYQDGIVAPVFFGSAVNNFGVKELLDTFIRIAPTPRPRETTVRVIPPEEAKFSGFVFKIHANMDPKHRNRIAFVRVCSGTFERGNNYYHVRQEKSFRFSNATAFLAQDRETIDEAWPGDIVGIYDTGNLKIGDTLTEGEKYQYTGIPSFSPEIFKEVINKDAMKSKQLEKGLLQLMEEGVAQLFTFDIGNRKVIGTVGALQFEVIQFRLKHEYSATVEFVSQNMFKACWISSDSETKLQEFINSKLRYIARDKDGKVVFMAESRAWLQMVQDNFPDIKFHFTSEFKD; this is translated from the coding sequence ATGAATATTAGCCAGGAAATCGCTAAACGAAGAACGTTTGGCATCATTAGTCACCCGGATGCAGGAAAAACAACCCTCACTGAAAAGCTCTTGCTATTCGGGGGAGCCATACAAAAAGCAGGTGCCGTCAAGTCATCCAAAATAAAGGATCACGCCCGAAGTGATTGGATGGAGATTGAAAAGCAGAGAGGTATCTCTGTGGCAACCTCTGTTATGGGATTTAATTATCAGGATATTAAGATCAATTTACTGGATACTCCAGGTCACCAGGACTTTGCCGAAGATACATACCGTACGCTTACCGCTGTGGACAGTGTGATCCTGGTCATTGATTGTGTGAAGGGTGTCGAGTCTCAGACTGAAAAATTGATGGAGGTGTGCCGAATGAGAAATACACCAGTAATTTGCTTCATCAATAAACTTGATCGTGAAGGACAGGATGTTTTTGATCTGCTGGATGAGATCGAAGAAAAACTGAGTATCAAAGTTCGGCCTCTTAGCTGGCCGATCAGCATGGGAAAGACTTTTAAAGGAGTTTATAATCTCTATGATAAAACACTGAACCTGTTTACACCCAGCAAGACGGTTGTTCAGGAAGGTATCCAGATAGATGATATCAACAGTGAAGAAATTGACAAGCTTGTTGGAGAGAATAATGCCAGACAGTTGCGTCAGGATGTTGAGTTAGTGGAGGGTGTTTATCCTGATTTTGATATTCAAAAGTATCAGGATGGTATTGTTGCCCCTGTTTTTTTCGGAAGTGCCGTAAATAACTTTGGTGTTAAAGAATTGCTGGACACTTTTATCCGCATTGCTCCGACTCCACGTCCCCGTGAGACGACCGTTCGTGTCATTCCTCCGGAAGAAGCAAAGTTCTCCGGTTTTGTTTTTAAGATTCACGCAAACATGGATCCCAAGCACAGAAACCGGATCGCATTCGTTCGTGTTTGTTCAGGAACTTTCGAGCGAGGTAATAATTACTATCACGTAAGGCAGGAAAAGAGTTTCCGTTTTTCCAACGCAACAGCATTCCTTGCGCAGGATCGGGAGACAATTGATGAAGCCTGGCCGGGAGATATTGTCGGGATCTATGATACAGGAAATCTGAAGATCGGCGACACTCTTACTGAGGGAGAGAAGTATCAATACACCGGGATACCAAGTTTTTCTCCGGAGATCTTCAAAGAGGTCATCAATAAGGATGCAATGAAAAGCAAGCAGCTTGAAAAAGGATTGCTTCAGCTAATGGAAGAAGGCGTCGCTCAGCTTTTCACGTTTGATATTGGAAACAGAAAAGTAATTGGAACCGTTGGAGCACTTCAGTTTGAGGTAATCCAATTCCGCTTAAAGCATGAGTATAGTGCAACAGTTGAATTTGTATCACAGAATATGTTTAAAGCCTGCTGGATCAGCAGCGACAGTGAGACCAAGCTCCAGGAATTTATAAACTCAAAGCTGAGATACATCGCCCGGGATAAGGATGGTAAAGTAGTATTTATGGCCGAGTCAAGAGCATGGCTTCAAATGGTTCAGGATAATTTTCCAGATATCAAGTTTCATTTTACGTCTGAGTTTAAGGATTAG
- a CDS encoding HAMP domain-containing histidine kinase: MAKAARIASMDFYREHTNLKWVILAVSVIISVGTIYYTNILVEQLKGRERNQVSLFAKALEYTSNDTDNNILFITEEIIYKNNSIPTILLDDKDNIVNFKNVEIDSLWTPKEKEKELQKQLKEMKRTYPPIEIVSKDPVTSEVFGKQYVYYKNSFLLTQLIAYPYIQLSVIAIFGFISYLAFNYSRTAEQNRVWVGLAKETAHQLGTPLSSLMAWIEVLRDDPQIRGKGIVEELDKDIRKLRVVTERFSSIGSTPTLKDENIYQLINNVVSYLQPRVSSKINIEVYTLSETIRAKVHAPLFEWVIENLCKNAVDAMGSTGTIAIKILRGNEGKVFIDISDTGKGMNKSVISSAFKPGFTTKKRGWGLGLALAKRIIELYHQGKIFVKSSEENQGTTFRIELKSA, encoded by the coding sequence ATGGCCAAAGCCGCTCGGATCGCATCCATGGACTTCTATCGGGAACACACCAACCTGAAGTGGGTCATTCTTGCTGTTTCAGTCATCATCAGTGTTGGCACAATCTACTACACAAACATTCTTGTTGAGCAGTTAAAAGGACGGGAACGAAACCAGGTAAGTCTTTTTGCCAAAGCACTGGAGTACACTTCCAACGATACCGACAACAATATTCTTTTTATTACTGAGGAGATCATTTACAAGAACAACTCCATCCCTACTATTTTACTGGATGACAAGGATAACATTGTCAATTTCAAAAATGTAGAGATCGATTCACTCTGGACTCCAAAGGAAAAGGAAAAGGAACTTCAGAAGCAGTTGAAAGAAATGAAACGAACTTATCCTCCGATCGAGATCGTTTCAAAAGATCCTGTGACATCGGAAGTATTCGGCAAGCAATACGTTTATTACAAAAATTCATTTCTGCTAACACAATTGATTGCATATCCCTACATTCAGTTATCCGTCATCGCCATTTTTGGTTTCATCTCTTACTTGGCTTTTAATTATTCAAGAACAGCAGAGCAGAATCGTGTGTGGGTAGGACTTGCAAAAGAAACTGCTCACCAGCTTGGAACACCTTTGTCATCACTTATGGCATGGATAGAAGTGCTGAGAGATGATCCACAGATCCGTGGAAAGGGAATTGTTGAGGAGCTTGACAAGGACATTCGAAAACTAAGAGTTGTGACAGAGCGCTTTTCAAGCATTGGCTCCACTCCTACGTTAAAAGATGAAAACATCTATCAGCTTATTAATAATGTAGTGAGCTATCTGCAGCCACGGGTTTCATCAAAGATCAATATTGAAGTATATACTCTTTCGGAAACGATCAGAGCGAAAGTTCATGCACCCCTTTTTGAATGGGTCATTGAGAACCTATGTAAAAATGCCGTGGATGCCATGGGAAGCACTGGTACGATTGCCATTAAAATCCTTAGGGGTAATGAGGGCAAAGTTTTCATTGACATTTCTGACACCGGAAAGGGCATGAACAAGTCCGTTATTTCAAGCGCCTTCAAACCTGGCTTTACTACCAAAAAGAGAGGCTGGGGCCTTGGACTTGCCCTGGCGAAGCGCATTATTGAATTATACCATCAGGGCAAAATTTTTGTCAAATCGTCGGAAGAAAATCAGGGTACAACCTTCCGGATTGAATTAAAAAGTGCTTAG
- a CDS encoding F0F1 ATP synthase subunit beta, protein MANFGRITQVIGPVVDVAFDEPGTKLPNILDSLSVTKGDGTVVVLECQQHLGEDRVRTVAMDGTEGLVRGMKVTDSGSPIQMPIGDDIKGRLFNVVGQAIDGIKQPKGDKGLPIHRAAPLYEDLTTSTEVLFTGIKVIDLIEPYAKGGKIGLFGGAGVGKTVLIQELINNIAKAYSGLSVFAGVGERTREGNDLLREMIEAGIVDYGDAFKKSIHEGGWDLSKVDMEKLKDSKATFVFGQMNEPPGARARVALSGLTLAEYYRDGDGSGKGRDILFFIDNIFRFTQAGSEVSALLGRMPSAVGYQPTLASEMGAMQERITSTKNGSITSVQAVYVPADDLTDPAPATTFSHLDATTVLSRKISELGIYPAVDPLDSTSRILRADIVGDEHYNCAQRVKMILQRYKELQDIIAILGMDELGDEDKQVVTRARRVQRFLSQPFHVAEAFTGLKGELVDIKDTIKGFNMIMDGELDHLPESAFNLVGNIDQAIAKGEKLMAEAAKA, encoded by the coding sequence ATGGCAAACTTTGGAAGAATCACTCAGGTAATCGGCCCCGTAGTAGACGTTGCGTTCGATGAACCGGGTACTAAACTCCCTAATATTCTTGACTCTTTATCTGTAACAAAAGGTGATGGAACGGTAGTCGTACTGGAATGTCAGCAGCATCTTGGCGAAGATCGTGTACGCACGGTGGCCATGGATGGAACAGAAGGACTTGTTCGTGGCATGAAAGTAACAGATAGCGGCTCACCAATTCAGATGCCAATCGGAGACGACATCAAGGGTCGCCTTTTCAACGTGGTAGGTCAGGCAATCGATGGTATCAAGCAGCCAAAAGGTGACAAGGGACTTCCTATTCACCGTGCTGCTCCTCTTTACGAAGATCTTACAACTTCAACAGAAGTTCTTTTTACAGGTATTAAAGTTATTGACCTTATCGAACCTTATGCAAAGGGAGGTAAGATCGGTTTGTTTGGTGGAGCCGGTGTGGGTAAAACCGTATTGATCCAGGAATTGATCAACAACATTGCAAAGGCCTATTCAGGACTTTCAGTATTTGCCGGTGTAGGCGAGCGTACCCGCGAAGGAAACGACTTGCTTCGTGAAATGATTGAAGCAGGCATCGTTGATTACGGTGATGCATTCAAGAAATCAATTCATGAAGGCGGATGGGATCTTTCTAAAGTTGACATGGAGAAACTTAAAGACTCCAAGGCAACCTTCGTGTTTGGTCAGATGAACGAACCTCCTGGCGCTCGCGCTCGTGTGGCTTTGTCAGGTCTTACACTTGCTGAATACTATCGCGATGGTGATGGATCAGGCAAAGGCCGTGATATCCTCTTCTTCATTGACAATATCTTCCGTTTCACGCAGGCAGGTTCTGAAGTATCGGCTCTTTTAGGTCGTATGCCTTCAGCTGTAGGTTACCAACCAACGCTTGCATCTGAAATGGGTGCGATGCAGGAACGTATTACTTCAACAAAGAACGGTTCAATCACATCTGTCCAGGCGGTTTATGTACCTGCTGATGACTTGACTGACCCTGCTCCTGCAACAACATTCTCTCACCTTGATGCCACAACGGTATTGAGCCGTAAAATTTCTGAGCTTGGAATTTATCCTGCTGTGGATCCATTGGATTCAACATCACGTATCCTTCGTGCAGACATCGTTGGAGATGAACATTACAATTGCGCACAGCGTGTGAAGATGATCCTTCAGCGTTATAAAGAATTACAGGATATCATCGCTATTCTTGGTATGGATGAGCTTGGGGACGAAGACAAGCAAGTGGTAACACGCGCTCGTCGTGTTCAGCGTTTCCTTTCACAACCATTCCACGTAGCAGAAGCGTTCACCGGATTAAAGGGTGAGCTTGTTGATATCAAGGATACTATCAAAGGCTTTAATATGATCATGGATGGAGAGTTGGATCACCTTCCTGAGTCAGCATTCAATCTTGTTGGTAACATCGATCAGGCAATTGCAAAGGGCGAGAAGTTAATGGCAGAAGCCGCAAAAGCATAA
- the atpC gene encoding ATP synthase F1 subunit epsilon: MHLEIITPDKKIFEGEVSLASFPGSDGSFQVLNNHAPLISLLADGVVEYKTKESRQQVKITGGVVEVLKNKVIVLADGVKE; the protein is encoded by the coding sequence ATGCATTTAGAAATCATCACTCCTGACAAGAAGATATTTGAAGGCGAAGTTTCGTTGGCCTCCTTTCCTGGCTCCGATGGATCGTTTCAGGTATTGAACAACCACGCTCCTCTCATCAGCTTGTTGGCAGATGGAGTGGTGGAGTATAAGACGAAGGAATCACGTCAGCAGGTAAAAATTACTGGCGGTGTTGTAGAAGTTTTGAAAAATAAAGTAATCGTCCTCGCGGACGGTGTGAAAGAATAA
- a CDS encoding prolipoprotein diacylglyceryl transferase, whose translation MDKLQARWKVKSALQVIMILIVFACTGFTVLFLKRPLFAWLFNDAPMPLWASIIYYILILPVYNVFLLFYGFIFGQFQFFWDFEKRFFGRIFKRKKTTNP comes from the coding sequence ATTGATAAACTTCAGGCCCGCTGGAAAGTCAAAAGTGCATTACAGGTTATTATGATCCTGATTGTATTTGCCTGTACTGGATTTACTGTTTTGTTTTTAAAGCGCCCGCTGTTTGCATGGCTGTTCAATGATGCACCTATGCCATTGTGGGCAAGCATTATCTATTACATTCTGATATTGCCTGTGTACAATGTGTTTCTATTATTTTATGGTTTCATTTTCGGCCAATTCCAGTTTTTTTGGGACTTTGAGAAACGCTTCTTCGGCCGTATTTTTAAAAGAAAGAAAACCACTAATCCATAA